The Pseudomonas sp. IAC-BECa141 genome contains the following window.
GTGTTGCCTTTGACGACCATCGAACCCTGGGTGATGATCACGTCGCCTTTATAGGTGGCAACGCCGTTCTTGTCGTCCAGCTGGGCATCGTCGGCCTGAATGCGGATTGGCTGCTCTTGATCGTTCGGCAGAGCCCAGGCGCTCACGCTTCCCAGTGCTGCGCCCAGACTGAGCAAAATAGGGAGGGTTTTAACGAGCCTCATACTGTCCTCTTACGTTCGATAGCAGGTGTATCCTGCTTTCCTTCAAATACGCTTTCATTCCTACGCCAGTCGATACACCGCCAGCGCCGTCGATTCTAACGGGTTGCTGGGTCTGCGCATATTGCTGCTGCGGGAACACCGTCATGCGAGTGGAGGTGATCAGGGTATCGCGGTTCTTTTCGTCGGTGCGCTTGACACGTACCGAGTCGATCAGTTCGACCTCGGTGCCACCGGAGTTCACTTCGCCGCGTTCACTGGTCACGTGCCATGGAAAATCGGTGCCACGGAACATGTTCAGATCGGGCTTGGTGACCAGTGTAATGTCGGTCGCCTTGACGTGCTCAGCCTTGTCGGACGTCATTTCGTACTGCACTTTGCCGTCTTCGAGGTACTGGATCGTGTGTGTATTGGTCGCATACCAGTCGATCGGGCTTTCCTCTGCCGAAACCGGCGGTTTGTCGAGGAAGCGCTCCGGGCTGATGTTCCAGTAGCCGACCGCACCGAAAATCGCTGCGATGCAACCGAACAGCAGGATGTTGCGAAACTTTTTGCTAAACATGGTTGGACTCACAGGTACGCGTTGTTGGCGGCGTCGAGGCTGCCTTGGGCGCGCAGGATCAGTTCGCAGAATTCGCGGGCGGCACCTTCGCCGCCCCGGGCCTGGGTCACGCCATGGGCGTGCTCGCGCACGAATGCAGCGGCGTTGGCTACGGCCATGCCCAGCCCCACGCGGCGGATCACCGGCAGATCCGGCAGGTCGTCACCGAGATAGGCCACTTGTTCATAGCTTAGGCCCAGTTGCTCCAGAAGACCGTCGAGAACGACCAGTTTGTCTTCGCGGCCCTGAAACAGGTGCGCAATGCCGAGGTTTTTTGCCCGGCGCTCGACCACCGGAGTCTTGCGACCGCTGATGATGGCGGTCTGGACGCCGGCGTTCATCAGCATCTTGATGCCCTGGCCATCGAGCGTATTGAAAGTCTTGAACTCGCTGCCGTCTTCAAGGAAGTACAGGCGACCGTCGGTGAGGACGCCGTCGACGTCGAAAACCGCCAGTTTGATGGCTTTGCCGCGTTGCAGCAGATCGTTGCTCATTTACATCACTCCTGCGCGCAGCAGATCGGAGAGGTTGAAGGCGCCGATCGGGCGATCCTCTTCATCCACGACAACCAGTGCGTTGATTCGGTGGTCTTCCATGATTTTCAGGGCCTCGGCGGCGAGCATCTCGGCGCGGGCGGTCTTGCCGTGCACGGTCATCACCTGGTCGATGGTGGCGCTGTGGATATCGATGCTGCGATCCAGGGTGCGACGCAGGTCGCCGTCAGTGAAGATCCCGGCCAGTTTGCCGTCCGCTTCAAGAATGACGGTCATGCCCAGCCCCTTGCGGGTCATTTCCATCAATGCATCCTTGAGCAGGGTGCCGCGCTGTACCTGCGGCAGTTCCTGACCAGCGTGCATGACATTTTCCACTTTAAGCAGCAGGCGTCGTCCCAGCGCGCCGCCCGGGTGGGAAAAGGCGAAGTCTTCGGCAGTGAAGCCGCGCGCTTCCAGCAGCGCCACGGCCAGGGCGTCGCCCATGACCAGTGCGGCGGTGGTCGAGGAGGTCGGCGCCAGGTTCAGCGGGCAGGCTTCGTGCTCGACGTGCACGTTGAGATTGACCTCGGCAGCCTTGGCCAGCGGCGATTGCGGATTGCCGGTGACGCTGATCAGCTGGATGCCCAGGCGTTTGATCAGTGGCAGCAGGGTAACGATTTCGTTGGTGGAGCCGGAGTTCGACAGGGCCAGAATCACGTCGTCACGGGTGATCATGCCCATGTCGCCGTGACTGGCCTCGGCCGGGTGCACGAAAAACGCCGGGGTGCCGGTGCTGGCCAGGGTCGCGGCAATCTTGTTGCCGATGTGTCCGGACTTGCCCATGCCGACCACGACAACACGGCCCTTGCTGGCCAGAATCATCTCGCAAGCGCGTACGAAATCGGCGTCGATATGGGGCAACAAGCCTTGTACGGCTTCCACTTCGAGGCGGACGGTGCGTTGTGCCGATTGAATCAGGTCGCTGGTTTGGCTCATGTCAGAAATCGTATAGCCCGATGAAAAGGCGGCGATTATAGCGGTTATGTTGAAAAGCCTCACGCAAGTTCGTCGTGCTTTGTCATTCCTTGTTGCCAAAACTCTGTAAATAAGGCTTCAAGCCCTTCAAGTCGCAGAAGGCAGGCCGGTGCAGGCCTTGGGCGCTTGCCCTTTGCAGTGATATAGTTCGCCGCCAGTTCGGCCTGCCCGGGATGTAGGGGCTTTCCTCCAGAAAGCCAGGTGTCCGAGTGAGAGGCTGCATCGCAAGGAGTTTAGATGAGTGCCGATAACGCCTACGCGGTCGAGCTGAAGGGAGTCTCCTTCAAGCGCGGTGCGCGGAGCATTTTCAATAACGTCGATATCCGCATCCCGCGCGGCAAGGTCACCGGCATCATGGGACCTTCCGGGTGTGGCAAGACCACACTGTTGCGCCTGATGGGCGCCCAGTTGCGGCCATCCAAAGGCGAGGTCTGGGTCAACGGCCAGAACCTGCCGAAGCTGTCGCGCAGCGATCTGTTCGATGCGCGCAAACACATGGGCGTGCTGTTTCAGAGCGGTGCGCTGTTCACCGATCTTGATGTGTTCGAGAACGTCGCCTTTCCGCTGCGGGTTCATACCGATCTGCCGGACGAGATGATTCGCGACATCGTGCTGCTCAAGTTGCAGGCCGTGGGCCTGCGCGGTGCGATCGAGCTGATGCCTGATGAGCTGTCTGGCGGCATGAAACGTCGTGTCGCCCTGGCCCGGGCCATTGCCCTCGATCCGCAGATCCTGATGTACGACGAACCGTTCGTCGGCCAGGACCCGATCGCCATGGGTGTTCTGGTTCGCCTGATCCGGCTGCTCAATGATGCCCTGGGAATCACCAGTATCGTGGTGTCGCACGATCTCGCCGAAACCGCGAGCATTGCCGACTACATCTATGTGGTCGGTGATGGCCAGGTATTGGGGCAGGGCACGCCGGATGAACTGATGAGCTCGGACGATCCGCGTATCCGCCAGTTCATGACCGGTGAACCCGACGGCCCGGTGCCGTATCACTTTCCAGCGCCGGATTACCGCGCAGATCTTCTGGGGAAGCGCCGCTGATGCGCAGAATTACTTTAATGGAGCGTGTGCGTCGTTTCGGCCTCGCCGGCATCGACAGCGTCGCAGTGTTCGGGCGTTCGACCCTGTTCCTGTTTCATGCCTTGCTCGGGCGGGGCGGCATCGGCGGCGGTTTTGGTCTGCTGGTCAAGCAGTTGCATTCCGTCGGCGTGATGTCGCTGGTGATCATCGTGGTGTCCGGGATCTTCATCGGCATGGTGCTGGCGCTGCAGGGCTTCAACATCCTGTCGAGCTATGGCTCGGAGCAGGCTGTCGGGCAGATGGTGGCGCTGACCCTGCTGCGTGAGTTGGGGCCGGTGGTGACCGCCCTGTTGTTCGCCGGTCGTGCCGGTTCGGCGCTGACGGCGGAAATCGGCAACATGAAGTCCACCGAGCAGCTGTCCAGCCTGGAAATGATCGGGGTCGACCCGCTCAAGTACATCATCGCCCCGCGTCTGTGGGCCGGCTTCATTTCCCTGCCGGTGCTGGCGATGATTTTCAGCGTGGTCGGTATCTGGGGCGGTTCGTGGGTCGCCGTCGACTGGCTGGGCGTCTACGAAGGTTCCTACTGGTCGAACATGCAGAACAGCGTGAGCTTCGGTGACGATGTGCTCAACGGCATCATCAAAAGTGCAGTATTCGCTTTTGTCGTCACCTGGATCGCCGTATTTCAAGGCTATGACTGCGAACCCACTTCCGAGGGAATCAGCCGTGCCACCACCAAGACCGTGGTTTACGCCTCGCTGGCAGTACTCGGCCTGGACTTTATTCTGACCGCTTTGATGTTTGGAGATTTCTGATGCAAAACCGCACCCTGGAAATCGGTGTCGGCCTGTTCCTGCTGGCAGGGATCCTGGCTTTGTTGCTGCTCGCTTTGCGGGTCAGTGGCCTTTCTCCGACTTCGACCACCGATACTTACAAGCTTTACGCGTATTTCGACAATATCGCCGGTTTGACGGTCAGAGCCAAAGTGACCATGGCGGGTGTGACGATCGGCAAGGTCACCGCGATCGATCTGGACCGCGACAGCTTCACCGGTCGGGTGACCCTGCAAGTGGATAAAAGCGTCGACAACCTGCCGACCGACTCCACAGCATCTATCCTGACTGCGGGTCTGCTGGGCGAGAAATACATCGGTATCAGCGTGGGCGGGGAAGACACCCTGCTCAAGGATGGTGGAACCATCCACGACACGCAGTCGTCTCTGGTACTGGAAGACCTGATCGGTAAATTCCTGCTCAATACCGTTAGCAAAGACGCCAAATGAGGAGCTTTTGAATGATCTCTACCTTGCGACGTGGCCTGTTGGTGTTGCTTGCGGCGCTGCCGCTGGTGGCTAACGCCGTGGCGGTACAGTCGGCGCACGATCTGGTTCAGGACACTACAAACCGGATGCTCGCCGATCTGTCGGCCAATAAAGAGAAGTACAAGCAGGATCCACAGGATTTCTACACGGCGCTGAACACCATCGTCGGCCCTGTGGTAGATGCCGAAGGCATTTCCAAGAGCATCATGACGGTCAAGTATTCGCGCAAGGCAACCCCGGCGCAGATGAAGACCTTCGAGGAAAACTTCAAGCGCGGCCTGTTCCAGTTCTACGGCAATGCGCTGCTCGAGTACAACAATCAGGGCATTACCGTTGATGCGCCCAAGGACGAGTCTGGCGACCGCACCAGCGTCGGCATGACCGTCAAGGGCAACAACGGCGCGATCTATCCGGTGTCGTACACCCTGGAGAAGATCAACGGCGAGTGGAAACTGCGCAACGTCATCATCAACGGCATCAACATCGGCAAGCTGTTCCGTGACCAGTTCGCCGACGCGATGCAGCGCAATGGCAACGACCTGGACAAGACCATCAACGGCTGGGCCGGGGAAGTCGCCAAGGCCAAGCAGTCGGCCGAGCAGAACGAGAAGCCTGCCCAATGACCGAGTCGGCCATTCGTCTGGATGAAGCCAGTGAGCTGCAGCTCAGTGGCGTGCTGGATTACCGCACCGCGCCCGATCTGCGCGAGCAGGGCCGGGCGCTGATCAAGTCGTGCAATGCCCCGGCATTGGTGATCGATTGCTCGGCGGTGGAGAAGTCCAGCAGCGTCGGTCTGTCGCTGCTGCTGTGCTTCATTCGCGATGCGAAGGCCGCCGGCAAGGCGGTCAGTATTCGCGGGATGCCCGAAGACATGCGCGAAATTGCCCAGGTCAGCGAGCTGACCGAGCTTTTGGCGCAACCCTGAACCC
Protein-coding sequences here:
- the lptC gene encoding LPS export ABC transporter periplasmic protein LptC, coding for MFSKKFRNILLFGCIAAIFGAVGYWNISPERFLDKPPVSAEESPIDWYATNTHTIQYLEDGKVQYEMTSDKAEHVKATDITLVTKPDLNMFRGTDFPWHVTSERGEVNSGGTEVELIDSVRVKRTDEKNRDTLITSTRMTVFPQQQYAQTQQPVRIDGAGGVSTGVGMKAYLKESRIHLLSNVRGQYEAR
- a CDS encoding KdsC family phosphatase; the encoded protein is MSNDLLQRGKAIKLAVFDVDGVLTDGRLYFLEDGSEFKTFNTLDGQGIKMLMNAGVQTAIISGRKTPVVERRAKNLGIAHLFQGREDKLVVLDGLLEQLGLSYEQVAYLGDDLPDLPVIRRVGLGMAVANAAAFVREHAHGVTQARGGEGAAREFCELILRAQGSLDAANNAYL
- a CDS encoding KpsF/GutQ family sugar-phosphate isomerase, with the translated sequence MSQTSDLIQSAQRTVRLEVEAVQGLLPHIDADFVRACEMILASKGRVVVVGMGKSGHIGNKIAATLASTGTPAFFVHPAEASHGDMGMITRDDVILALSNSGSTNEIVTLLPLIKRLGIQLISVTGNPQSPLAKAAEVNLNVHVEHEACPLNLAPTSSTTAALVMGDALAVALLEARGFTAEDFAFSHPGGALGRRLLLKVENVMHAGQELPQVQRGTLLKDALMEMTRKGLGMTVILEADGKLAGIFTDGDLRRTLDRSIDIHSATIDQVMTVHGKTARAEMLAAEALKIMEDHRINALVVVDEEDRPIGAFNLSDLLRAGVM
- a CDS encoding ATP-binding cassette domain-containing protein translates to MSADNAYAVELKGVSFKRGARSIFNNVDIRIPRGKVTGIMGPSGCGKTTLLRLMGAQLRPSKGEVWVNGQNLPKLSRSDLFDARKHMGVLFQSGALFTDLDVFENVAFPLRVHTDLPDEMIRDIVLLKLQAVGLRGAIELMPDELSGGMKRRVALARAIALDPQILMYDEPFVGQDPIAMGVLVRLIRLLNDALGITSIVVSHDLAETASIADYIYVVGDGQVLGQGTPDELMSSDDPRIRQFMTGEPDGPVPYHFPAPDYRADLLGKRR
- the mlaE gene encoding lipid asymmetry maintenance ABC transporter permease subunit MlaE; amino-acid sequence: MRRITLMERVRRFGLAGIDSVAVFGRSTLFLFHALLGRGGIGGGFGLLVKQLHSVGVMSLVIIVVSGIFIGMVLALQGFNILSSYGSEQAVGQMVALTLLRELGPVVTALLFAGRAGSALTAEIGNMKSTEQLSSLEMIGVDPLKYIIAPRLWAGFISLPVLAMIFSVVGIWGGSWVAVDWLGVYEGSYWSNMQNSVSFGDDVLNGIIKSAVFAFVVTWIAVFQGYDCEPTSEGISRATTKTVVYASLAVLGLDFILTALMFGDF
- the mlaD gene encoding outer membrane lipid asymmetry maintenance protein MlaD, with protein sequence MQNRTLEIGVGLFLLAGILALLLLALRVSGLSPTSTTDTYKLYAYFDNIAGLTVRAKVTMAGVTIGKVTAIDLDRDSFTGRVTLQVDKSVDNLPTDSTASILTAGLLGEKYIGISVGGEDTLLKDGGTIHDTQSSLVLEDLIGKFLLNTVSKDAK
- a CDS encoding phospholipid-binding protein MlaC yields the protein MISTLRRGLLVLLAALPLVANAVAVQSAHDLVQDTTNRMLADLSANKEKYKQDPQDFYTALNTIVGPVVDAEGISKSIMTVKYSRKATPAQMKTFEENFKRGLFQFYGNALLEYNNQGITVDAPKDESGDRTSVGMTVKGNNGAIYPVSYTLEKINGEWKLRNVIINGINIGKLFRDQFADAMQRNGNDLDKTINGWAGEVAKAKQSAEQNEKPAQ
- a CDS encoding lipid asymmetry maintenance protein MlaB is translated as MTESAIRLDEASELQLSGVLDYRTAPDLREQGRALIKSCNAPALVIDCSAVEKSSSVGLSLLLCFIRDAKAAGKAVSIRGMPEDMREIAQVSELTELLAQP